A stretch of Myxococcus hansupus DNA encodes these proteins:
- the acs gene encoding acetate--CoA ligase, translating into MAPTHDALIPTKDAFSRNAHVKSLEDYQRLYRRSLEQPESFWGEMAEQLTWFHKPDSIMDVDAEQVDFSWFGGGKINAAYNCVDRHARTRPGKVAIVWAKNEPGEYESITYRDLQHHVGRVANVLKAHGVRKGDRVCIYLPMVPELAYTMLACARLGAVHSVVFAGFSSEALRERILDSGAKVLVTANEGPRGPKFVATKAIADEAVEGLSLVQSILVVRRTGKEVPMLDGRDYWLDAEMSKHRGVCPAEWMDSEDPLFILYTSGSTGKPKGVLHTTGGYLVYAATTFRYVFDIQPDDVYFCAADLGWVTGHSYILYGPLMNGTTTVMFESTPTYPDASRLWRVVDDLKASILYTAPTALRSLIKEGDAWVKKSSRQSLRLLGSVGEPINPEVWRWYHDVVGEGRCPVVDTWWQTETGGILIAPLPGATPSKPGSATLPFFGVEPVLVDDEGRIIEGNGVSGNLCMARSWPGQARTLYGHHQRFKETYYARFPNLYFTGDGCRRDEDGYYWITGRVDDVLNVSGHRLGTAEVESALVAHEAVAEAAVVGFPHDLKGTGVCAFVTVKPDWQESGSEQMVGALKEQVRHVIGPIATPDRVVLVNGLPKTRSGKILRRMLRKIASGEVENLGDASTLADPSVLDELLAKATPSQAKR; encoded by the coding sequence ATGGCCCCAACGCACGACGCGCTCATTCCCACGAAGGACGCCTTCAGCCGCAACGCCCACGTGAAGAGCCTGGAGGACTACCAGCGCCTCTACCGGCGCAGCCTCGAGCAGCCCGAGTCCTTCTGGGGCGAGATGGCCGAGCAGCTCACCTGGTTCCACAAGCCCGACTCCATCATGGACGTGGACGCCGAGCAGGTGGACTTCTCCTGGTTCGGCGGCGGCAAGATCAACGCGGCCTACAACTGTGTCGACCGGCACGCCAGGACGCGCCCCGGCAAGGTCGCCATCGTCTGGGCGAAGAACGAGCCGGGCGAATACGAATCCATCACCTACCGCGACCTCCAGCACCACGTGGGCCGCGTGGCCAACGTCCTCAAGGCCCACGGCGTGCGCAAGGGCGACCGCGTCTGCATCTACCTGCCCATGGTGCCGGAGCTGGCCTACACCATGCTCGCGTGCGCCCGCCTCGGCGCGGTGCACTCGGTGGTGTTCGCCGGCTTCTCCTCGGAGGCCCTGCGCGAGCGCATCCTGGACTCGGGCGCCAAGGTGCTGGTCACCGCCAATGAAGGCCCGCGCGGCCCCAAGTTCGTGGCCACCAAGGCCATCGCCGACGAGGCCGTGGAGGGTCTGTCCCTGGTGCAGTCCATCCTCGTCGTGCGCCGCACGGGCAAGGAAGTTCCCATGCTCGATGGCCGCGACTACTGGCTGGACGCGGAGATGTCCAAGCACCGCGGCGTCTGTCCGGCGGAATGGATGGATTCGGAGGACCCGCTCTTCATCCTCTACACGTCCGGCTCCACCGGGAAGCCCAAGGGCGTGCTGCACACCACGGGCGGCTATCTCGTGTATGCGGCCACCACGTTCCGCTACGTCTTCGACATCCAGCCGGACGACGTCTACTTCTGCGCGGCGGACCTGGGCTGGGTCACCGGCCACAGCTACATCCTCTACGGGCCGCTGATGAACGGCACCACCACGGTGATGTTCGAGTCCACGCCCACCTACCCGGACGCGAGCCGGCTCTGGCGCGTGGTGGATGACCTCAAGGCCAGCATCCTCTACACGGCGCCCACCGCGCTGCGCTCGCTCATCAAGGAGGGCGACGCGTGGGTGAAGAAGTCCTCGCGCCAGTCGCTGCGCCTGCTGGGCAGCGTGGGCGAGCCCATCAACCCGGAGGTCTGGCGCTGGTACCACGACGTCGTCGGCGAGGGCCGCTGCCCGGTGGTGGACACCTGGTGGCAGACGGAGACGGGCGGCATCCTGATTGCGCCGCTGCCGGGTGCCACGCCGTCCAAGCCGGGCTCGGCCACCCTGCCCTTCTTCGGCGTGGAGCCGGTGCTGGTGGACGACGAGGGCCGCATCATCGAAGGCAACGGCGTCAGCGGCAACCTGTGCATGGCGCGCTCGTGGCCCGGCCAGGCCCGCACGCTGTACGGCCACCACCAGCGCTTCAAGGAGACGTACTACGCGCGCTTCCCCAACCTCTACTTCACCGGCGACGGCTGCCGCCGCGACGAGGATGGGTACTACTGGATTACCGGCCGCGTGGATGACGTGCTCAACGTCTCCGGCCACCGCCTGGGCACCGCCGAGGTGGAGAGCGCGCTCGTCGCCCACGAGGCCGTCGCCGAGGCCGCCGTGGTGGGCTTCCCGCACGACCTCAAGGGCACGGGCGTGTGCGCGTTCGTCACGGTGAAGCCGGACTGGCAGGAGTCCGGCTCCGAGCAGATGGTGGGCGCGCTCAAGGAGCAGGTCCGGCATGTCATTGGCCCCATCGCCACGCCGGACCGGGTGGTGCTGGTCAACGGCCTGCCGAAGACGCGCTCCGGGAAGATTCTGCGCCGCATGCTCCGCAAGATTGCCTCGGGCGAGGTGGAGAACCTGGGTGACGCCTCCACCCTGGCGGACCCGTCGGTGCTCGACGAGCTGCTCGCGAAGGCCACCCCCTCACAGGCGAAGCGCTGA